A portion of the Bifidobacterium bifidum ATCC 29521 = JCM 1255 = DSM 20456 genome contains these proteins:
- a CDS encoding citrate synthase translates to MATAELHVDSNQYTLPVVKASAGPDGIVVSKLRNDGWVTLDPGFLTTAQCESKITFIDGNRSILRYRGYPIEQLCEHSDFLEVAWLLRHGDLPTQAEYDRFCSDINHKTMVGEDFRTFMGSFPRAAHPMSVLAAAVNALAAFYPDTTDITDSDQLDEAAKIIMAKARTVVSYIFRRRRDEPMLYPDLARGYVDDFLRMCFAVPYERFDSDPLYVHALGRLLIIHADHEQNCSTSVVRIAGSAHANLYAAISAGINALSGPLHGGANEAVLRQLKAIRDSGKSVRQFVEDAKAEGHRISGLGHRVYKSYDPRAAIARLYLEKIIAREDTRKLPADERALFDVAVELEDIALNDEYFVSRHLYPNVDFYTGLIYRAIGFDPAMFTTLFALGRIPGWIAQYREMLADPNTKIGRPRQVYTGEVERAYIPLNQR, encoded by the coding sequence ATGGCGACAGCTGAACTTCATGTGGATTCGAATCAGTACACGCTGCCGGTCGTCAAGGCTTCGGCCGGCCCGGATGGCATTGTGGTCTCCAAGCTGCGCAACGACGGCTGGGTCACGCTTGATCCCGGCTTCCTGACCACGGCGCAGTGCGAATCGAAGATCACGTTCATAGACGGCAATCGGTCGATCCTGCGCTACCGGGGCTACCCCATCGAGCAGCTGTGCGAGCATTCCGATTTCCTTGAGGTCGCGTGGCTGCTGCGACACGGCGACCTGCCGACGCAGGCGGAATACGACCGGTTTTGCAGCGACATCAACCACAAGACCATGGTGGGCGAGGATTTCCGCACGTTCATGGGCTCGTTCCCCCGTGCCGCCCATCCGATGAGCGTGCTCGCTGCGGCGGTGAACGCGCTTGCGGCGTTCTACCCCGACACCACCGACATCACCGACTCCGACCAGCTGGATGAGGCCGCGAAGATCATCATGGCGAAGGCGCGCACGGTGGTCAGCTACATTTTCCGGCGCCGCCGCGATGAGCCGATGCTCTACCCGGACCTCGCCCGCGGCTACGTCGACGATTTCCTGCGCATGTGCTTCGCCGTGCCATACGAGCGGTTCGATTCCGACCCGCTGTACGTGCACGCGCTCGGCCGTCTGCTCATCATCCATGCCGACCATGAGCAGAATTGCTCCACGTCGGTGGTCCGCATCGCCGGCTCCGCCCACGCGAACCTGTATGCGGCGATCTCCGCCGGCATCAACGCGCTGTCCGGGCCGTTGCATGGCGGCGCGAACGAGGCCGTGTTGCGTCAGTTGAAGGCGATCCGCGACTCCGGCAAGTCCGTCCGCCAGTTCGTGGAGGACGCGAAGGCCGAGGGGCATCGCATCTCAGGCCTGGGGCATCGCGTGTACAAGTCGTATGATCCGCGTGCCGCGATCGCGCGCCTGTATCTGGAGAAGATCATCGCGCGTGAGGACACCCGCAAGCTTCCCGCCGACGAGCGCGCCCTGTTCGACGTCGCGGTCGAGCTTGAGGACATCGCGCTCAACGACGAGTATTTCGTGTCACGTCACTTGTATCCGAATGTCGACTTCTACACCGGCCTGATATACCGCGCGATCGGTTTCGATCCGGCGATGTTCACCACGCTGTTCGCGCTTGGCCGCATCCCCGGATGGATCGCCCAGTACCGCGAGATGCTCGCCGACCCGAACACGAAGATCGGTCGTCCGCGTCAGGTGTACACCGGCGAGGTGGAGCGCGCCTACATCCCCCTGAATCAACGCTGA
- the map gene encoding type I methionyl aminopeptidase produces MIELKTAKEIEEMKPAGRFVGEILKELKAMTKVGTNLLEIDEYVHKKIVDRKGAESCYVDYAPDFGTGPFAHYICTSVNDAVLHGIPFDYNLKDGDLVSLDLAISVNGWVGDSAISFVVGNDPDPSDLKLIKCTEEALAAGIDAARPGNRLGDVSSTIGDIARSYGYPINLEFGGHGVGHIMHGDPHVANDGKAGHGYRLRPGLVIAIEPWFLKTTDEIYQDPKDGWTLRSEDGSRGAHSEHTIAITENGPVILTTRD; encoded by the coding sequence ATGATCGAACTGAAAACCGCTAAGGAAATCGAGGAGATGAAGCCGGCCGGTCGTTTCGTCGGCGAGATTCTCAAGGAACTCAAGGCCATGACGAAGGTCGGCACCAACCTGCTGGAGATCGACGAGTACGTGCACAAGAAGATCGTCGACCGCAAGGGCGCCGAATCGTGCTACGTGGATTATGCGCCGGACTTCGGCACCGGCCCGTTCGCACACTACATCTGCACGTCGGTCAACGACGCAGTGCTGCATGGCATCCCGTTCGACTACAACCTCAAGGACGGGGACCTTGTCAGCCTTGATCTGGCCATCAGCGTCAACGGCTGGGTCGGCGACTCCGCCATCAGCTTCGTGGTCGGCAACGACCCCGACCCGAGCGACCTCAAGCTCATCAAGTGCACTGAGGAGGCGCTCGCCGCCGGCATTGACGCGGCCCGTCCGGGCAACCGTCTGGGCGACGTGTCCTCCACCATCGGCGACATCGCCCGTTCGTACGGCTACCCGATCAACTTGGAATTCGGCGGCCATGGCGTCGGCCACATCATGCACGGCGACCCGCACGTCGCCAACGACGGCAAGGCCGGCCACGGCTACCGCCTGCGCCCGGGTCTGGTCATCGCCATCGAACCGTGGTTCCTCAAGACCACCGACGAGATCTACCAGGACCCCAAGGACGGCTGGACGCTGCGTTCCGAGGACGGGTCGCGTGGCGCCCACAGCGAGCACACGATCGCCATCACCGAGAACGGTCCGGTCATCCTGACCACCCGCGACTGA
- a CDS encoding HdeD family acid-resistance protein, with translation MSTYDGGPFPHSDGHGDNGRGDGGQPGGNEQTGRAGEPEYGAYAPQGQPAGRQYPYGGAPQDGASSGQYQTQPDVASDQPGRPYGQPYAYQPPFGQQQPGQQQGQGGWEDFSPFRLIEEMLPQKAKNAIRGLYGIIGVAAIVLGVALLIWPGKTLGVAAVALGIYFVVSGVIRIVSAIVTLGLPAGWRILDILIGIMLSVGGVLMLKNAALSGQALAVFITMVVGLGWMMEGVMALAESWRLPSSGWAVLYAIISIIAGLVVLVSPVSSMLFLVIFCGCALIVMGVSSMVRAFKFGRPRRK, from the coding sequence ATGAGCACATACGATGGCGGGCCTTTCCCGCACAGCGACGGACATGGCGACAACGGGCGCGGTGACGGCGGACAGCCCGGCGGGAACGAACAGACCGGCCGTGCCGGAGAGCCGGAATACGGAGCCTACGCGCCTCAAGGCCAGCCTGCGGGTCGGCAATACCCGTACGGGGGAGCGCCGCAGGACGGCGCCTCATCCGGCCAATACCAGACGCAGCCAGATGTCGCATCCGACCAGCCAGGCCGCCCGTACGGCCAGCCCTACGCCTACCAGCCTCCGTTCGGCCAACAGCAGCCCGGCCAGCAGCAAGGGCAGGGCGGCTGGGAGGACTTCAGCCCGTTCCGGCTGATCGAGGAGATGCTGCCGCAGAAGGCGAAGAACGCGATCCGCGGCCTGTACGGCATCATCGGCGTCGCGGCGATCGTGCTCGGCGTCGCGCTGCTGATCTGGCCCGGCAAGACGCTCGGCGTCGCGGCCGTCGCACTCGGCATCTACTTCGTGGTCTCCGGCGTGATCCGCATCGTCAGCGCCATCGTCACATTGGGACTGCCGGCCGGATGGCGCATCCTGGACATCCTCATCGGCATAATGCTGTCGGTCGGCGGCGTACTCATGCTGAAGAACGCGGCCCTGTCCGGACAGGCGCTCGCAGTGTTCATCACGATGGTGGTTGGCCTCGGCTGGATGATGGAAGGCGTGATGGCGCTCGCCGAATCATGGCGCCTGCCGAGCTCCGGCTGGGCGGTGCTGTACGCGATCATCTCGATTATCGCCGGTCTCGTCGTACTGGTCTCGCCGGTCTCGTCGATGCTGTTCCTGGTGATTTTCTGCGGATGTGCGCTGATCGTCATGGGTGTTTCCTCGATGGTCCGCGCGTTCAAGTTCGGCCGTCCGAGGCGTAAGTAA
- a CDS encoding M13 family metallopeptidase — translation MTTDLTSGLDTAAFSSVIKPSDDLFRFVNGPWIDTYRLPDDKARYGSFDKLAEDAESQIRDILEDEDCPAAKSQALYRSFMDTDAIEAAGATPIRPALDAIDHAADKAALTRTIGALKPIDMGPDVFDIAVFGDPKNPDTNVVHLEQSGIGLPDEAYYREDHYTPIREAYVDMVAKQLRLAGYGDEETTRAQAGRFLDVETRIAANHWDNVATRDSQKTYNPTDFATLSDELAHFDIAAWADAWQGAYDATPAAKTQPVDLTAALQHTIVHEPSFLKGFDAFWNNADLDDLKLWARVHVIIGTASLLSHDYDAANFDFYGKVLSGTTQQRDRWRRGVSLVNGVCGEDVGREYVKRHFPESSKQRMGQLVGNLIDAYRVSITNSDWLGEETKAKALEKLSKFTPMIGYTERWRDYTAFDVHADAGLVANMQAAALYEWGFQLSKAGKPVDKGEWLMNPQTVNAYYEPSMNVIVFPAAILQPPFFNPDAEDAANYGGIGAVIGHEIGHGFDDQGAQYDGDGVLNDWWTADDKANFEKRTKALIEQYNAFVPTQLDEKYADEPDKAPHVNGALTIGENIGDLGGVNIALKAYAFALDEAAGRDKDGSAKAIEESLSAAPVMDGWTGLQRFFLSYASIWRSKNRDELAEKYLQIDPHSPAECRTNGIVRNVDLFYRAFDVTPDSAMWLDPDKRVRIW, via the coding sequence ATGACCACAGATTTGACGTCCGGCCTCGATACGGCCGCTTTTTCCTCTGTTATCAAACCATCCGACGATCTGTTCCGTTTCGTCAACGGCCCTTGGATCGACACGTACCGGCTGCCTGACGACAAGGCGCGCTACGGTTCCTTCGACAAGCTCGCGGAAGACGCCGAGAGCCAGATCCGCGACATCCTGGAGGACGAGGACTGCCCCGCAGCCAAGTCGCAGGCGCTGTACCGCTCGTTCATGGACACCGACGCCATCGAGGCGGCCGGTGCCACGCCGATCAGGCCCGCCCTCGACGCCATCGACCACGCCGCCGACAAGGCGGCGCTGACCCGCACCATCGGAGCCCTCAAGCCCATCGACATGGGGCCGGACGTCTTCGACATCGCCGTATTCGGCGACCCCAAGAACCCCGACACGAACGTCGTGCACCTCGAACAGTCCGGCATCGGCCTGCCCGACGAAGCCTACTACCGCGAGGACCACTACACCCCGATCCGCGAAGCCTACGTCGACATGGTCGCCAAGCAGCTGCGTCTGGCCGGCTACGGCGACGAGGAGACCACCCGCGCACAGGCGGGCCGCTTCCTCGATGTCGAGACCCGCATCGCCGCGAACCACTGGGACAACGTCGCCACGCGCGACTCGCAGAAGACCTACAACCCGACCGATTTCGCCACGCTGAGCGACGAATTGGCCCACTTCGACATCGCGGCGTGGGCCGACGCCTGGCAGGGCGCCTACGACGCCACGCCGGCGGCGAAGACCCAGCCGGTGGACCTGACGGCCGCGCTGCAGCACACCATCGTCCACGAGCCCAGCTTCCTCAAGGGCTTCGACGCCTTCTGGAACAACGCTGACCTTGACGACCTCAAGCTGTGGGCTCGCGTGCACGTCATCATCGGCACCGCGAGCCTGCTCAGCCACGACTACGACGCCGCCAACTTCGACTTCTACGGCAAAGTGCTGTCCGGCACCACCCAGCAGCGCGACCGCTGGCGTCGCGGTGTCTCCCTGGTCAACGGCGTTTGCGGCGAGGACGTCGGCCGCGAATACGTCAAGCGTCACTTCCCCGAAAGCTCCAAGCAGCGTATGGGGCAGCTGGTCGGCAACCTGATCGACGCCTACCGCGTGTCGATCACCAACAGCGACTGGCTCGGCGAGGAGACCAAGGCCAAGGCGCTGGAGAAGCTGTCGAAGTTCACGCCGATGATCGGCTACACCGAGCGTTGGCGCGACTACACCGCGTTCGACGTGCATGCTGACGCCGGCCTGGTGGCGAACATGCAGGCCGCGGCGCTCTACGAGTGGGGCTTCCAGCTGTCCAAGGCCGGCAAGCCGGTCGACAAGGGCGAGTGGCTGATGAACCCGCAGACCGTGAACGCCTACTACGAGCCGAGCATGAACGTCATCGTGTTCCCGGCGGCCATTCTGCAGCCTCCTTTCTTCAACCCGGATGCCGAGGACGCCGCGAACTACGGCGGCATCGGCGCGGTGATCGGTCACGAGATCGGCCACGGCTTCGACGACCAGGGCGCACAGTACGACGGTGACGGCGTGCTCAACGACTGGTGGACGGCCGACGACAAGGCCAACTTCGAAAAGCGCACGAAGGCGCTCATCGAGCAGTACAACGCCTTCGTGCCTACACAGCTGGACGAGAAGTACGCCGACGAGCCGGACAAGGCGCCGCACGTCAACGGAGCGCTGACCATCGGCGAGAACATCGGCGACCTCGGCGGCGTGAACATCGCGCTGAAGGCCTACGCGTTCGCGCTCGACGAGGCCGCGGGACGCGACAAGGACGGCTCCGCGAAGGCTATCGAGGAGTCGCTGTCCGCGGCCCCGGTGATGGACGGATGGACCGGCCTGCAGCGTTTCTTCCTGAGCTACGCCTCGATCTGGCGCTCGAAGAACCGTGACGAGCTCGCCGAGAAATACCTGCAGATCGACCCGCACTCCCCCGCCGAATGCCGCACGAACGGCATCGTGCGCAACGTGGACCTGTTCTACCGTGCGTTTGATGTGACGCCCGACAGCGCCATGTGGCTCGACCCCGATAAGCGCGTACGCATCTGGTAA
- a CDS encoding single-stranded DNA-binding protein, protein MGSTRRYRDGGTGEWRNLPTTWITVKAFRTLASNARMSLHVGEAAIVTGVLSTEEWTTQNDERRSRIVVEATNIGHDINYGVSELKKFQKSDRDAPAQGNGTPANPGLPPSPGGGTATADTGQQADARPVHPTPVTFDNLGEETPTNNPQASQTQETSQAQEFGSGFAESPLDESTTGDMRPAGEAEFR, encoded by the coding sequence ATGGGCAGCACGCGGCGGTACCGGGATGGCGGAACCGGCGAATGGCGCAACCTGCCGACCACATGGATTACCGTGAAGGCGTTCAGGACGCTCGCGTCCAACGCTCGCATGTCATTGCACGTGGGGGAGGCGGCGATCGTGACCGGTGTGCTCAGCACGGAGGAATGGACGACCCAGAACGATGAGAGGCGCTCCCGCATCGTTGTGGAGGCCACCAATATCGGCCACGACATCAATTACGGGGTGTCGGAACTGAAGAAGTTCCAGAAATCGGATCGTGACGCCCCGGCGCAGGGGAACGGCACGCCGGCGAATCCCGGCCTGCCGCCATCGCCGGGCGGCGGCACGGCAACGGCGGACACGGGACAGCAGGCGGATGCGCGCCCGGTGCATCCAACGCCGGTGACGTTCGATAATCTGGGCGAAGAAACCCCGACCAATAATCCGCAGGCCTCACAGACGCAGGAGACCTCACAGGCGCAGGAGTTCGGTTCGGGATTCGCCGAATCGCCGCTCGATGAGTCGACGACCGGGGACATGCGGCCGGCGGGAGAAGCCGAATTCCGATGA
- a CDS encoding proline--tRNA ligase: protein MSSKALRMSTMFLRTLREDPADADTDSAKLLLRAGYVRKAAPGIWTWLPLGLKVLNKIEAIVREEIDGIGAQEVHFPALLPREPYEATHRWEEYGENLFRLKDRHEADYLLAPTHEEMFTLLVKDMYSSYKDLPVTLYQIQTKYRDEFRPRAGLIRGREFIMKDAYSFTIDEEGMKKAYYDERGAYERIFQRLDLKYVPVFAMSGPMGGSASEEFLAPMAIGEDTFALAPSGKAWNVEALTTPELPAVDSSAVPAMESRETPDSKTIEDLVATANRLYPREDGREWTAADTLKTVAVTVLHPEDDDHEGPWREVIAVALPGDRQVDMKRLEAQFAPAELEESTEDDLKAHPEMVAGYMGPMVFGKQGEAAGVAEPVRFFIDAHVAEGTEWIIGGDEAGKHRFHAVYGRDFKADGTVEAVEVRHGDMSPDGSGPLSFERGVEIGQVFQLGLKYSKALDLKVLDQNGKTVPVWMGCYGIGVSRVLACIAETHHDERGLAWPAVIAPAQVHVVATGKDAAAFDAAEKLVAELEERGIEVIYDDRKKVSPGVKFKDAELIGVPLIAVAGRDTVNNGTIEIRNRDSSDSVAVPVADAAQTLASRLDTLLGK from the coding sequence ATGAGTTCCAAAGCACTTCGAATGTCCACCATGTTCCTGCGCACGCTGCGCGAGGATCCCGCCGACGCCGACACCGATTCGGCGAAACTGCTGCTGCGCGCCGGCTATGTGCGCAAGGCGGCTCCCGGTATCTGGACCTGGCTGCCGCTGGGTCTGAAGGTCCTCAACAAGATCGAGGCCATCGTCCGCGAGGAGATCGACGGCATCGGCGCCCAGGAGGTCCACTTCCCGGCGCTGCTGCCGCGCGAGCCGTATGAGGCCACCCACCGCTGGGAGGAATACGGCGAGAACCTGTTCCGTCTGAAGGACCGTCACGAGGCCGACTACCTGCTCGCCCCCACGCATGAGGAAATGTTCACGCTGCTGGTCAAGGATATGTACTCCTCGTACAAGGACCTGCCGGTCACGCTCTACCAGATCCAGACCAAGTACCGCGACGAGTTCCGCCCGCGCGCGGGCCTGATCCGCGGCCGCGAGTTCATCATGAAGGACGCTTACTCGTTCACCATCGACGAGGAGGGCATGAAGAAGGCGTACTACGACGAGCGCGGCGCCTACGAGCGCATCTTCCAGCGTCTCGACCTGAAGTACGTGCCCGTGTTCGCGATGTCCGGCCCGATGGGTGGTTCCGCGTCCGAGGAGTTCCTGGCTCCCATGGCGATTGGTGAGGACACGTTCGCGCTGGCGCCCTCCGGCAAGGCGTGGAACGTCGAGGCGCTGACCACCCCAGAGCTGCCGGCCGTGGACAGCTCCGCCGTGCCCGCGATGGAAAGCCGTGAAACCCCGGATTCCAAGACCATCGAGGATCTGGTCGCCACCGCCAACCGTCTGTACCCGCGTGAGGACGGCCGCGAATGGACTGCCGCCGACACGTTGAAGACCGTGGCCGTGACTGTGCTGCACCCCGAGGACGATGATCATGAGGGGCCGTGGCGCGAGGTCATCGCCGTGGCGCTGCCCGGTGACCGTCAGGTCGATATGAAGCGTCTTGAGGCGCAGTTCGCGCCCGCCGAGCTGGAGGAATCCACCGAGGACGATCTCAAGGCCCATCCCGAGATGGTGGCCGGCTACATGGGGCCGATGGTCTTCGGCAAGCAGGGCGAGGCCGCGGGCGTCGCCGAACCGGTGCGCTTCTTCATCGACGCGCACGTGGCTGAGGGCACTGAGTGGATCATCGGCGGCGACGAGGCGGGCAAGCACCGTTTCCACGCCGTGTACGGCCGTGATTTCAAGGCCGACGGCACCGTCGAGGCGGTCGAGGTGCGTCATGGCGACATGAGCCCGGATGGTTCCGGCCCGCTGAGCTTCGAGCGCGGCGTGGAGATTGGCCAGGTGTTCCAGCTTGGCCTCAAGTACTCCAAGGCGCTTGACCTCAAGGTGCTCGACCAGAACGGCAAGACTGTGCCCGTGTGGATGGGCTGCTACGGCATCGGTGTCTCCCGCGTGCTCGCCTGCATCGCTGAGACGCATCATGACGAGCGCGGTCTGGCATGGCCGGCCGTCATCGCGCCCGCCCAGGTGCACGTCGTCGCCACCGGCAAGGATGCGGCGGCGTTCGACGCGGCCGAGAAGCTGGTCGCAGAACTGGAGGAGCGCGGCATCGAGGTCATCTACGACGACCGCAAGAAGGTCTCCCCGGGCGTCAAGTTCAAGGACGCCGAGCTGATCGGCGTGCCGCTGATTGCAGTCGCCGGCCGTGACACCGTGAATAACGGAACAATCGAGATCCGCAACCGTGACAGCTCCGATTCCGTCGCCGTGCCGGTCGCCGACGCTGCGCAGACGCTGGCGTCGCGTCTGGACACGCTGCTCGGCAAGTAG
- a CDS encoding DEAD/DEAH box helicase, translating to MRQSEALAILNAGANVFLTGAPGAGKTYVLNEFIRQARADGANVAVTASTGIAATHIDGQTIHSWSGVGLANVLTPNLLKTIKTRRRRKIQAADVLIIDEVSMMHAWLFDMVDQVCREVRHDPRPFGGLQVVLSGDFFQLPPVSVSGRDRDVLPPGPDFVASRERYAKAGLNPEGFVTESLVWGELAPVICYLTEQHRQDDGRLLHVLTDIRAGCVDQDDRDALVTRLGVTPKPGEVAVHLFPVNRQADNLNDSRLARIGEEPHEFHAEQMGPAHLVERLKRNMLAPECLVLKTGAAVMALRNDADHQYVNGSLGTVRGFANENKGGWPIVEFENGNIVTMKQATWEMMDGDTVMASVAQVPLRCAWAITIHKSQGMTLDRAVMDLSRTFAPGMGYVALSRVERMGGLYLAGVNERMFAVSADAVMLDGDLRGRSQAASARLGDEGVAAFRPQTPPEDEPAGEFEQAELF from the coding sequence ATGCGGCAGTCTGAGGCGCTCGCGATTCTGAACGCCGGCGCGAACGTGTTCCTGACGGGTGCGCCCGGCGCAGGAAAGACGTACGTGCTGAACGAGTTCATCCGGCAGGCGCGCGCAGACGGCGCGAACGTGGCCGTCACCGCGTCAACGGGCATCGCCGCCACGCATATCGACGGCCAGACCATCCACTCGTGGAGCGGCGTCGGACTCGCCAACGTGCTGACGCCAAATCTGCTGAAGACCATCAAGACCCGTCGTCGGCGCAAGATACAGGCGGCCGACGTGCTCATCATCGACGAGGTGTCGATGATGCACGCTTGGCTGTTCGACATGGTCGATCAGGTGTGCCGTGAAGTGCGGCATGATCCTCGGCCGTTCGGCGGATTGCAAGTGGTACTGTCCGGCGACTTCTTCCAGCTGCCGCCGGTCTCCGTGTCCGGGCGCGACCGCGACGTGCTGCCGCCCGGCCCGGATTTCGTGGCGTCCCGCGAACGGTACGCGAAGGCCGGACTCAATCCGGAAGGATTCGTCACCGAATCGCTGGTGTGGGGTGAACTCGCGCCGGTCATCTGCTATCTGACCGAGCAGCATCGTCAGGACGACGGCCGGCTGCTGCACGTGCTCACCGACATCCGCGCCGGATGCGTGGATCAGGATGACCGTGACGCGCTCGTCACGCGGCTCGGTGTGACACCGAAGCCGGGCGAGGTGGCGGTCCACCTGTTCCCCGTCAACCGGCAGGCCGATAATCTCAACGATTCCAGGCTCGCGCGGATAGGCGAGGAGCCGCACGAGTTCCATGCCGAGCAGATGGGGCCGGCCCACCTGGTCGAACGGCTCAAGCGCAACATGCTGGCGCCGGAGTGCCTCGTGCTCAAGACCGGTGCCGCCGTCATGGCACTGCGCAACGACGCCGACCACCAGTATGTCAACGGTTCGCTCGGTACCGTGCGCGGCTTCGCCAACGAGAACAAGGGCGGTTGGCCCATCGTGGAATTCGAGAACGGCAACATCGTCACGATGAAGCAGGCCACGTGGGAGATGATGGACGGCGACACGGTGATGGCGTCCGTGGCGCAGGTGCCGTTGCGATGCGCATGGGCGATCACCATCCACAAGTCGCAGGGGATGACCCTCGACCGGGCGGTGATGGATCTGAGCCGCACGTTCGCGCCCGGCATGGGATATGTGGCGCTCTCGCGTGTGGAACGCATGGGCGGATTGTATCTTGCCGGCGTCAACGAGCGCATGTTCGCGGTTTCGGCGGATGCAGTGATGCTCGACGGCGATTTGCGCGGCAGGTCACAGGCCGCCAGCGCGCGGCTGGGCGACGAGGGCGTGGCTGCGTTCCGGCCGCAAACGCCTCCCGAGGACGAGCCTGCTGGCGAATTCGAACAAGCCGAGCTGTTCTAG
- a CDS encoding Cof-type HAD-IIB family hydrolase — protein MTSNDWTAICDKPHDIRLIVADMDGTLLDGDSNIPDDFWPLLDELHAKGVEFVPASGRQLATLRSMFADRVDGAMSYIAENGNVVVADDNVIDVHGVSWDITRTLIDLVDAAVASGSHDIGLVICGLNTAYIQRQDRPFVEECSKYYKALRIVDDLHEVLETEDETVLKLAIFDFGDAQGMAADLLGDVERTHQVVVSGAHWVDIMNPGTDKRQGVVALQRHLGVTPAQTAVFGDYLNDLQMLDAGEWSFAMANAHPDLKRAARYIAPANTEHGVLQVVRRLV, from the coding sequence ATGACCTCGAACGATTGGACCGCCATCTGCGACAAGCCGCACGACATCCGCCTGATCGTGGCGGACATGGATGGCACGCTGCTGGACGGCGACAGCAACATCCCCGATGACTTCTGGCCGCTGCTCGACGAGCTGCACGCCAAGGGTGTCGAGTTCGTGCCGGCTTCCGGCCGCCAGCTCGCCACGCTGCGCTCCATGTTCGCGGACCGCGTCGATGGCGCCATGTCGTATATCGCGGAGAACGGCAACGTCGTGGTCGCCGACGACAACGTCATCGACGTGCACGGGGTGAGCTGGGACATCACGCGTACGCTGATCGATCTGGTGGACGCCGCGGTGGCGTCGGGCTCGCATGACATCGGACTCGTGATATGCGGTCTGAACACGGCGTACATCCAGCGGCAGGACAGGCCGTTCGTCGAGGAATGCTCCAAATACTACAAGGCGCTGCGCATCGTGGACGACCTGCACGAGGTGCTGGAGACCGAGGACGAAACCGTGCTGAAACTGGCGATCTTCGATTTCGGCGACGCGCAAGGCATGGCCGCGGACCTGCTGGGCGATGTGGAACGCACCCATCAGGTGGTGGTATCCGGAGCGCACTGGGTCGATATCATGAATCCCGGAACCGACAAGCGGCAGGGTGTCGTCGCGCTGCAGCGGCATCTCGGCGTCACGCCCGCGCAGACGGCGGTGTTCGGCGACTATCTCAACGATTTGCAGATGCTCGACGCCGGCGAATGGTCGTTCGCCATGGCCAACGCGCATCCGGATCTGAAACGCGCGGCGCGGTACATCGCGCCGGCCAACACCGAGCACGGCGTGCTGCAGGTGGTCCGCCGGCTGGTCTGA
- the orn gene encoding oligoribonuclease has protein sequence MVDSHDAETYSAKDSRLIWIDCEMTGLDIFGGDELVEVSVVPTDFDLNVLDEGVDYVIKPSDAAVAHMNDFVRAMHTRSGLINEWEHGLSLEEAERKVTEYVLRFTPDGVRPLLAGNTIGSDKKFLDHYMPGLMSHLHYRSVDVSTLKELARRWYPAVYENRPAKNGGHRALADIIESLDELRYYRQAFMAPAPGPNEAESKAIADQIVATSLLNK, from the coding sequence ATGGTCGACAGCCATGATGCGGAAACGTACAGCGCGAAGGATTCGCGCCTGATCTGGATTGATTGCGAGATGACGGGACTTGACATCTTCGGTGGCGACGAGCTCGTCGAAGTGTCCGTGGTCCCGACCGATTTCGACCTCAACGTGTTGGACGAAGGCGTGGACTACGTCATCAAGCCGTCCGACGCCGCCGTCGCGCACATGAACGACTTCGTGCGCGCCATGCACACCCGTTCCGGGCTCATCAACGAATGGGAGCACGGCCTGAGCCTCGAAGAGGCGGAACGCAAGGTCACCGAATACGTGCTGCGGTTCACGCCGGACGGAGTCAGGCCGCTGCTCGCGGGCAACACCATCGGCTCCGACAAAAAATTCCTCGACCATTACATGCCGGGTCTCATGAGCCATCTGCACTACCGCAGCGTGGACGTGAGCACGCTGAAGGAGCTCGCGCGCCGCTGGTACCCCGCGGTGTATGAGAACCGCCCCGCCAAGAACGGCGGGCACCGCGCCCTCGCCGACATCATCGAGTCGCTGGACGAGCTTCGCTACTACCGTCAGGCGTTCATGGCGCCGGCTCCCGGCCCGAACGAGGCCGAGTCGAAGGCCATCGCCGACCAGATCGTCGCCACCAGCCTGCTGAATAAGTAG
- a CDS encoding ATP-binding protein, producing the protein MLKPHSGIIKDPDGRAVLLGCARHRKWAQIRVSDHGPVIGGDPERLFRRFARDDDGTAHQGYELGLALARDVANRYGGGLGRGGVLVPVRHYDAALFPAGLTVRPRSAIACNVP; encoded by the coding sequence GTGCTCAAGCCGCACTCCGGCATCATCAAGGATCCGGACGGCAGGGCCGTGTTGCTCGGGTGTGCGCGTCATCGCAAATGGGCGCAGATCCGCGTGTCCGACCATGGGCCGGTCATCGGCGGCGATCCCGAACGACTGTTCCGCCGCTTCGCCCGGGACGATGACGGCACCGCGCACCAAGGGTACGAGCTCGGCCTCGCGCTCGCCCGTGACGTGGCGAACCGGTATGGGGGGGGGCTCGGTCGCGGTGGAGTCCTCGTCCCCGTCCGGCACTACGATGCTGCTCTCTTTCCCGCTGGCCTGACGGTGCGTCCCCGGTCTGCTATAGCCTGTAACGTTCCCTAG